One genomic segment of Acanthochromis polyacanthus isolate Apoly-LR-REF ecotype Palm Island chromosome 9, KAUST_Apoly_ChrSc, whole genome shotgun sequence includes these proteins:
- the kcnmb2 gene encoding calcium-activated potassium channel subunit beta-2 → MFFVAGAKSSGGSRGGSERRSIYLKFRDVDILDKKKAVTALQAGEDRAILLGLGMILCSVMMYFVLGITILRSYADSVWTEEGVCVVLNSTVTADMNCSYNCGSDCWRVSKYPCLQVYVSVNNTGHVSRLSHNEETQDASSECFYVPRCQKDSVAMHTMIMNISQRLKANQQVPCYYDPSEQRETVLLTRLYDHNVVVHSLLWPSCMLTGGALIIVMVKLTQYLSRLCEEIGKINR, encoded by the exons ATGTTCTTCGTGGCGGGGGCCAAAAGCTCAGGAGGATCACGGGGAGGAAGTGAAAGGAG GTCTATTTATCTGAAATTTCGGGATGTAGATATACTGGACAAGAAGAAGGCAGTGACAGCGCTGCAGGCTGGAGAGGATCGGGCCATTCTTCTGGGACTTGGAATGATCCTGTGTTCGGTCATGATGTATTTTGTCCTGGGCATCACCATATTACGCTCCTACGCAGACAG CGTGTGGACAGAggagggtgtgtgtgttgtcctgAACTCCACGGTCACAGCAGACATGAACTGTTCCTACAACTGTGGGTCAGACTGCTGGAGAGTGTCCAAATACCCCTGTCTGCAGGTCTATGTGAGCGTCAATAACACGGGCCATGTCAGCCGTTTATCTCACAATGAAGAGACCCAGGATGCCAGCTCTGAA TGCTTCTATGTGCCCCGGTGCCAGAAGGACAGCGTGGCCATGCACACCATGATTATGAACATTTCCCAGCGTCTGAAGGCGAACCAGCAGGTGCCGTGTTACTACGACCCCAGCGAGCAGCGGGAGACGGTTCTGCTGACCCGGCTCTACGACCACAACGTCGTGGTCCACTCGCTGCTCTGGCCCTCCTGCATGCTCACGGGAGGCGCCCTCATCATCGTGATGGTGAAGCTCACGCAGTACCTCTCCAGACTGTGCGAGGAAATAGGGAAGATTAATAggtga